The Clostridiaceae bacterium DNA window TGCTTTTATTAATAATATAATTATAGTCTAATACTCTTTTAATAAGTGATATGTAGTAACACTCTATTATTTTTTTATAATATTTTATTAAATAATATTTTATTTTTATATAATTGAATGGAGTTTGGACCTTTCTCATGGATCGTTTTAAATTGACCAGGAATATAGCTATTACAGGAATATCAGCGAATATTGTATTGATGATTATTAAGCTGGTTATAGGATTTGTCAGCAACAGCCGGTCTATGATTGCCGATGGTTTTAATAGTGCTGGTGACGTATTTGCTTCAGTAATGACTTATGCAGGAAACAAAATAGCCAGTAAACCGGAAGATAAACAACACCCTTATGGACATGGTAAAGCAGAGTATATTTTCTCCATGATAATAAGTTTTTCATTGCTTGTTGTTTCCTATAAAAGCTTGTCAGGATCTGTAAGTTCAATAATACAAAAAAATGTTTTTAACTTTTCCTGGTGGCTGGTAGCTGTGGCTGTAGCTACTATATTGATAAAAACATGCCTGTTCCTTTATACCAGGCATGCCGGCCGGCGCGAAGACAATTTACTTATCATCGCAAATTCTGAAGACCACAGGAATGACATTTTAATTACTCTCTCAACCCTTTTAAGCATTATTTTTGGAGTATATAATATATATTGGCTTGACGGTATAGTTGGTATAGGAATATCCCTTTGGATAGCTTATACAGGTATAAGAATTTTCCTCAGTTCCTATAATGTCCTTATGGATACAACTATTGATAAAGTAATGGAAGAGAAAATAATTAATATTATAAGCCTGGTTGAAGGCGTGGACCATATAGACAGCATATCGGCAAAGCCAGTTGGTGTTAATTATATTTTAATAGTAAAAGTATCCGTTCACGGTGACATGTCTGTAAATAGCAGTCATACAGTTGCAGCCCGCATAAAGCATAATCTAAAAACCCTTAAGAATGTAAGCGATGTTGTAGTGCATGTGAATCCGGTGTAACATGAAGCATGGGGACGGTTCTTTTGCTTCTTTCATCTATGTCCACTTT harbors:
- a CDS encoding cation transporter gives rise to the protein MDRFKLTRNIAITGISANIVLMIIKLVIGFVSNSRSMIADGFNSAGDVFASVMTYAGNKIASKPEDKQHPYGHGKAEYIFSMIISFSLLVVSYKSLSGSVSSIIQKNVFNFSWWLVAVAVATILIKTCLFLYTRHAGRREDNLLIIANSEDHRNDILITLSTLLSIIFGVYNIYWLDGIVGIGISLWIAYTGIRIFLSSYNVLMDTTIDKVMEEKIINIISLVEGVDHIDSISAKPVGVNYILIVKVSVHGDMSVNSSHTVAARIKHNLKTLKNVSDVVVHVNPV